TTTCGCAACTGGGGACAGTCACCGTATTTCCCCGAATCCGAGTCGCACGTTACGAGTTCGGGGAAATACTGTCCCCAGTTGCGAAATAGGTTGCTGTCCCTGATTCCTAGCTGCGCTCTTCCCAGACCCTCGCGAGGTTGACGATCACCTCCACGGCCTTCTCCATGTCCTGCGCCGATACCCACTCGAGGCGCGAGTGGAAGTTGTGCTCGCCGGCGAAGATGTTGGGCGTGGGAAGGCCCATGAAGCACAGACGCGAGCCGTCGGTGCCGCCGCGGATCGGGTGCTCGCGCAGGGGCAGGCCGGTGCGCCGGATCGCCTCGCGCGCGTTCTCCACGACCTCGGGGTACCGGTCGAGGACCTCGCGCATGTTCCGGTAGGACTCGTCGACCTTGCAGGTCACCGTCGCGCCGGGCCAGTCCCGCACGGTGTCGTTCGCGAGCTTCTCGAGAAACGCTTCCTTGTCCCTCAGCCCCGGCGTCTGGAAGTCGCGCAGGAGCAGCTTCACCGAGGTCCGCTCGACCGCGGCGTTCACGACGTAGGGGTGCACGTACCCTTCGTACCCCTCGGTCGTCTCGGGGGAGAGGCCGTCCTTCGGAAGCCGCGCGATGAAGTCGGCCGCGACCTTGATCGCGTTGATCATCTTCCCCTTGGCGTAGCCGGGATGGGTGTTGAAGCCCTGGAACGTCACGGTCATCGCGTCGGCCGAGAAGGTCTCCATCTCGATCTCGCCGAGGGTCTCGCCGTCCATCGTGTACGCGTAGCGGGCGCCGAACTTCGCGACGTCGAAGAACTTCGTGCCGTTGCCGACCTCTTCGTCGGGGGTGAAGCCGACGCGGATCGTGCCGTGCGGAATCTCCGGGTGCGCGACCAGGTACTCCGCGGCGGCGACGATCTCCGCGACCCCGGCCTTGTTGTCCGCGCCGAGCAGCGTCGTGCCGGAGGCGGTGATGATGTCGTTGCCGACCTGCTCTTTCATTGCGGGATTGTCGGCGGGCCGCAGCACGAGCTCGGGATCGTCGGGAAAGCGGATGTCGCCGCCGTCCCACCTCGCGTGCACGATCGGCTTCACGTCGACGCCGGGATTCTCCGGGGAGGTGTCCACGTGGGCGATCAGCCCGATCACCGGCACGTTCGGCTTCTTCGAGGTCGCGGGAATCGTGGCGAAGACGTACCCGTGCTCGTCGATCGTCGCGTCCGACAGGCCGATCGCCTTCAGCTCGCCCACGAGGTCCCGGAGCAGCACGAGCTGCTTTTCCGTCGACGGGTAGGTCTCCGAGTTCTCGTCGGACTGCGTGTCGTACTTCACGTACCTCAGGAACCGGTCCACCACGCTCGTCTTCATCAACGCACCTCCGGCCGCGCATCGTAGCCGAAGCCGCTTGAACTCGCGCGTGACGCTGCGCTAGGATGCGTCGTCGCCGCGGTCGTTGACACCCGCCGGCGACGCGAGAGCGTTGCCTGATGCGAGTCCTGGGCGTCATCCCGGCCCGATACGCCTCGACCCGGTTCCCCGGCAAGCCCCTCGCTCCCCTCGGAAGCCGAACGATGATCGAGCACGTCTGGCTCGGGGCGCGAGCGAGCGCGCGCATCACGCGACTGATCGTCGCGACCGAGGACGCCCGCATCGTCGAGGGGTGCGCGCGCTTCGGCGGCGAGGCGATGCGCACCGACCCCGCCCATCCCTCCGGTTCCGACCGCGTGGCCGAGGTCGCGAGGCGCACGGGCCCGTGGGACGTCGTCCTCAACATCCAGGGCGACGAGCCGTTCGTCACGGGGAGCTGCCTCGACCGCCTCGTGGAGGCGCTCGAGGCCGACCCCGCCCTCTCGATGGCGACGCTGTGGGAGCCGTTCGACGACGCCGCGTCGCTTCACGACCCCAACGCGGTCAAGGTCGTATGCGCCCTCGACGGGAAGGCGCTCTACTTCTCGCGCTCCCCGATCCCCTACGACCGTTCCGGGGCGGCGACGCTCGAACTCTGGCGCAAGCACCAGGGGATTTACGCCTACCGCCAGGACGCGTTGTTCGAGATCACGGCGCTCCCCCCTTCGCCGCTCGAGCGCGCGGAGAGCCTCGAGCAGCTGCGCGCCCTGCAGGCCGGGTACTCGATCGCCGTCCTGCCTTCGGATTTTCGTTCGATCGCCGTGGACACACCGGAAGATTTGGCTCGGGCCCAGGCCCGACTCTCCCAACTCGAGGAGGCCGGACGATGAATCGGGGCAAGCGCCAGGCCAAGTACATCTTCGTGACCGGCGGCGTCGTCTCGTCGCTCGGAAAGGGGCTCGCCGCCGCGTCGATCGGGAGGATCCTCGAAGGACGCGGGTTCCGCGTCGCCCTCCAGAAGCTCGACCCTTACATCAACGTCGACCCCGGCACGATGAGCCCGTTCCAGCACGGGGAGGTCTTCGTCACCGACGACGGCACGGAAACCGACCTCGACCTGGGCCACTACGAGCGTTTCACGTCGATGACGTGCGACCGCAACACCAACTTCACCACCGGCAAGATCTACTCGCGCGTCATCGAGAAGGAACGGCGCGGCGACTACCTCGGCGCGACGGTACAGGTGATCCCGCACATCACCGACGAGATCAAGGAGTCGATCCTCAAGGTCTCCGACGGCGTCGACGTGCAGATCGTCGAGATCGGCGGGACCGTCGGCGACATCGAGTCGCTCCCCTTCCTCGAGGCGATCCGGCAGTTCCGCCTCGACGTGGGGCGCCCGAACGCGATCTTCATCCACCTCACGCTC
The genomic region above belongs to Candidatus Polarisedimenticolaceae bacterium and contains:
- the pepT gene encoding peptidase T — protein: MKTSVVDRFLRYVKYDTQSDENSETYPSTEKQLVLLRDLVGELKAIGLSDATIDEHGYVFATIPATSKKPNVPVIGLIAHVDTSPENPGVDVKPIVHARWDGGDIRFPDDPELVLRPADNPAMKEQVGNDIITASGTTLLGADNKAGVAEIVAAAEYLVAHPEIPHGTIRVGFTPDEEVGNGTKFFDVAKFGARYAYTMDGETLGEIEMETFSADAMTVTFQGFNTHPGYAKGKMINAIKVAADFIARLPKDGLSPETTEGYEGYVHPYVVNAAVERTSVKLLLRDFQTPGLRDKEAFLEKLANDTVRDWPGATVTCKVDESYRNMREVLDRYPEVVENAREAIRRTGLPLREHPIRGGTDGSRLCFMGLPTPNIFAGEHNFHSRLEWVSAQDMEKAVEVIVNLARVWEERS
- the kdsB gene encoding 3-deoxy-manno-octulosonate cytidylyltransferase encodes the protein MRVLGVIPARYASTRFPGKPLAPLGSRTMIEHVWLGARASARITRLIVATEDARIVEGCARFGGEAMRTDPAHPSGSDRVAEVARRTGPWDVVLNIQGDEPFVTGSCLDRLVEALEADPALSMATLWEPFDDAASLHDPNAVKVVCALDGKALYFSRSPIPYDRSGAATLELWRKHQGIYAYRQDALFEITALPPSPLERAESLEQLRALQAGYSIAVLPSDFRSIAVDTPEDLARAQARLSQLEEAGR